One genomic region from Nostoc sphaeroides encodes:
- a CDS encoding anti-sigma factor family protein, which yields MTTDSQFSDRSPLQLPQDLSDGMANHTNESTGLMDMVKRDRFELLSAYLDGEVTATERKQVEEWLANDASVQCLYARLLKLRQGLRTLPVPTTQESPEATVEQVLTRLRRRSRLNWMAGSAAVAACVIGAVSGLVPIGSRAPQLAQRPQTEPIQTSSASIIPPSPLMVGLNNPVIEIPKAAVASPENPIYPVQPQRHDTKQDIN from the coding sequence ATGACTACTGATTCTCAGTTTTCCGACCGTTCTCCTTTGCAACTTCCTCAAGATTTGTCAGATGGAATGGCCAATCATACCAATGAATCAACGGGTCTTATGGATATGGTGAAGCGCGATCGCTTCGAGTTATTGAGTGCTTATCTCGATGGTGAAGTCACAGCCACAGAACGCAAGCAAGTAGAAGAATGGCTGGCAAATGATGCCTCAGTTCAATGCTTGTATGCCCGACTTTTAAAGCTGCGCCAAGGCTTGCGGACTCTCCCAGTCCCAACAACCCAAGAGTCACCAGAAGCAACAGTTGAGCAAGTATTGACACGTTTGCGCCGCCGTTCCCGTTTAAACTGGATGGCGGGAAGTGCAGCCGTTGCTGCTTGTGTCATCGGTGCAGTATCTGGTTTAGTACCTATTGGTTCGAGAGCGCCGCAACTGGCACAACGACCACAAACAGAACCGATACAAACATCCTCAGCGTCGATAATTCCACCTTCCCCGTTGATGGTGGGACTAAATAACCCGGTAATTGAAATTCCGAAAGCAGCAGTAGCTTCTCCAGAAAATCCAATCTATCCGGTGCAGCCGCAACGCCATGACACCAAACAGGACATAAACTAA
- a CDS encoding ABC exporter membrane fusion protein codes for MRNSKLGYRTFPKSILRLSVGIGIIAFLSIGGISFYILKSWQNYANSEAQVPATQLPQLKTVTALGRIEPQGKVIKLSAAVSAEGSRVEKLLVKEGDRVKAGQVIAILNSRDRADAELEQALEQVKVAQANLNRIQAGAKPGEIAAQKAAIARLEAERQGDINTQAATIERFQAEVRNAQAEDERYQQLYQQGAISASQRDNKRLNLETAQKNLQEAQAQLNRTQSTSQQKVKEATATLNGIADVRGVDVEVAQAEVNRAIAAMNLAKVNLKQAEVRSPQNGQVFEIHTHPGELISNDGIADIGQTNQMYVIAEVYESDIDKVRSGQQVRVFGDSLSIKLQGIVDRKGLQVRPQNVINTDPANNIDNRVVEVHIRLDEASSQKAATLTNMQVKAVIEL; via the coding sequence GTGCGAAACTCAAAGCTAGGGTACAGAACGTTCCCTAAGTCTATTCTGCGTCTATCCGTTGGTATAGGTATAATTGCATTTTTATCGATTGGCGGAATAAGTTTTTATATACTAAAAAGCTGGCAAAATTATGCAAATTCAGAAGCACAAGTGCCAGCAACACAATTGCCACAGTTAAAAACGGTAACAGCTTTAGGGCGGATTGAACCACAGGGAAAGGTAATTAAACTATCTGCTGCGGTGTCTGCGGAAGGAAGTCGGGTAGAAAAGTTGTTAGTGAAGGAAGGGGATAGAGTAAAAGCAGGACAGGTGATTGCGATTTTGAACAGCCGCGATCGCGCTGATGCAGAATTAGAACAGGCACTAGAACAAGTAAAAGTAGCCCAGGCAAATTTAAACCGCATCCAAGCAGGTGCTAAACCCGGTGAAATTGCCGCCCAAAAAGCCGCGATCGCTCGTTTAGAAGCAGAACGCCAAGGTGATATTAATACCCAAGCAGCGACAATTGAGCGATTCCAAGCCGAAGTGCGTAACGCCCAAGCAGAAGACGAACGCTATCAGCAGCTATATCAACAGGGGGCAATTTCTGCCTCTCAACGAGATAACAAGCGTTTAAACTTGGAAACCGCCCAAAAAAACCTGCAAGAAGCACAAGCGCAGTTAAATCGAACTCAATCAACTAGCCAGCAAAAGGTAAAAGAAGCCACAGCAACACTCAATGGAATTGCTGATGTGCGAGGAGTAGATGTAGAAGTTGCCCAAGCAGAAGTCAATCGTGCCATAGCAGCCATGAATTTGGCAAAAGTCAATCTAAAACAGGCCGAAGTGCGATCGCCTCAAAATGGACAGGTATTTGAGATCCATACCCATCCTGGCGAATTAATATCAAATGATGGCATTGCTGATATCGGACAAACCAACCAGATGTATGTCATAGCCGAAGTCTACGAAAGCGATATCGACAAAGTGCGTTCAGGGCAGCAAGTGCGAGTATTTGGTGATTCCCTCTCCATTAAATTGCAGGGAATCGTAGATCGCAAAGGCTTACAAGTGCGGCCGCAGAATGTCATTAACACAGATCCTGCTAACAATATCGATAACAGAGTAGTCGAAGTCCATATCCGACTAGATGAAGCCTCCAGCCAAAAAGCCGCCACCTTAACCAATATGCAAGTTAAGGCAGTAATTGAATTATGA
- a CDS encoding protein rep — protein sequence MAKHHNPSLLIPEILKYQVKESDLVGDREWFLELTRQLHKSRAIAVGGILRQYMRELEEKNQDLIDESEETDEVDGESLYFRWERKLQRFNIE from the coding sequence ATCGCAAAGCATCATAACCCATCACTACTCATCCCAGAAATTCTCAAGTATCAGGTGAAAGAGTCAGATTTGGTGGGTGATAGAGAATGGTTTTTAGAGTTAACCCGTCAACTGCATAAAAGTAGAGCGATCGCTGTTGGGGGTATACTCAGGCAGTATATGCGCGAATTAGAGGAGAAAAACCAAGACCTCATTGATGAAAGTGAAGAGACAGACGAGGTGGATGGAGAAAGTTTGTATTTCCGATGGGAGCGCAAGTTACAAAGATTTAATATAGAGTGA
- a CDS encoding DevA family ABC transporter ATP-binding protein gives MTSQSVISIHNLDHHFGQGSLRKQVLSNINLEINAGEIIIMTGPSGSGKTTLLTLVGGLRSTQSGSLRVLGRELCGASAETLIQARRRNGYIFQADNLHGSLTALQNVKMALELHKHLGLKKMLAKSAQMLEQVGLGNHLHYYPDKLSGGQKQRVAIARALVSHPQIILADEPTAALDSQSGRDVVNLMQKLAKEQGCTILMVTHDNRILDIADRIVHMEDGKLKSKVKLSP, from the coding sequence ATGACTAGTCAATCCGTCATCTCCATCCATAATCTCGACCACCATTTTGGTCAAGGCTCACTCCGTAAGCAAGTTTTATCTAACATAAACTTAGAGATTAACGCCGGTGAAATTATTATTATGACTGGGCCCTCTGGTTCTGGAAAGACTACCTTGCTCACCTTAGTGGGTGGATTGCGTTCTACCCAATCTGGTAGTTTGCGGGTGTTGGGGCGAGAACTTTGTGGTGCTAGTGCTGAAACACTAATTCAGGCGCGACGCCGTAACGGTTATATTTTCCAAGCAGATAACTTGCATGGTAGTTTAACAGCACTCCAAAACGTCAAAATGGCTTTGGAATTGCACAAACATCTTGGGTTAAAAAAAATGCTAGCTAAGTCAGCCCAAATGCTAGAACAGGTAGGATTAGGAAATCATTTGCATTACTATCCTGATAAACTGTCTGGGGGACAAAAACAACGAGTAGCGATCGCTCGTGCCTTAGTTAGTCATCCTCAAATAATCCTAGCCGATGAACCCACCGCCGCCCTTGACAGTCAATCGGGACGAGATGTAGTCAATCTCATGCAAAAACTGGCAAAAGAACAAGGCTGTACCATCTTGATGGTTACTCATGACAACCGCATCCTAGACATTGCCGATCGCATCGTTCACATGGAAGATGGCAAACTCAAGTCAAAAGTAAAACTATCACCTTAG
- the devC gene encoding ABC transporter permease DevC yields MIKQLRRRTPLGWLQLNHEKSRLLVALSGIAFADLLMFMQLGFQTALYDSNTRLHRSLQADIVLTSPQARNLPSLSTFSRRRLYQAMDIPGVKSAEPMYFNNTIWKNPQTHREAGVLVIGFNPDKPAFNLPDVNQQLQTIKLPGAVLFDRGARGDYQKAIAQIDQGKTLTTEIERRTITISGLFQVGASFGSDGNLITSDQNFLRLFSGRQSSSVSLGLIKVKPGYDPKKVAATLKTYLRDDVRVLTHAEFIEFENNFWRTNSPIGFIFSLGVSMGFVVGVIIVYQVLSTDVNAHVREYATFKAMGYRNYYLLGVVLEESLILAALGFFPGLGVSLALYQLTRSATNLPMYMTAIRALQVLVLTIIMCAISGAIATRKLQATDPADMF; encoded by the coding sequence GTGATTAAACAACTGCGACGGCGAACCCCTCTTGGATGGCTGCAACTGAATCATGAAAAAAGCCGTCTTTTAGTGGCATTGTCAGGGATTGCCTTTGCGGATCTTCTCATGTTCATGCAACTGGGCTTTCAAACTGCGCTGTATGACAGTAACACTAGACTACATCGCAGTTTGCAAGCAGACATTGTTTTAACCAGTCCCCAAGCCCGTAACTTGCCAAGCTTGTCTACATTTTCTCGGCGGCGACTTTACCAAGCAATGGATATACCAGGGGTGAAGTCAGCAGAACCAATGTATTTCAACAACACAATTTGGAAAAATCCCCAAACACACCGTGAGGCGGGGGTGTTAGTTATTGGGTTTAATCCAGATAAGCCAGCCTTTAATTTACCCGATGTTAACCAGCAATTGCAGACAATCAAGCTACCAGGTGCTGTCTTATTCGATCGCGGTGCTAGAGGAGATTATCAAAAAGCGATCGCTCAAATTGACCAAGGTAAAACCCTAACCACCGAAATAGAACGGCGCACAATTACCATTAGTGGCTTATTTCAAGTCGGCGCTTCCTTTGGTTCTGATGGCAATTTGATTACCAGCGATCAAAACTTTTTGCGGCTATTTTCTGGGCGACAGTCCAGCAGTGTCAGTTTAGGTTTGATTAAGGTAAAACCAGGTTATGACCCGAAAAAGGTAGCAGCAACATTGAAAACCTACCTAAGAGATGATGTCAGAGTCTTAACCCACGCGGAATTTATTGAATTTGAGAACAACTTCTGGAGAACAAATTCGCCAATTGGGTTTATTTTCAGCCTGGGTGTATCAATGGGGTTTGTAGTGGGCGTGATTATCGTCTATCAAGTCCTTTCCACCGATGTTAATGCCCACGTTCGGGAATACGCCACCTTCAAAGCAATGGGATATCGCAATTATTACCTGCTAGGTGTGGTACTTGAAGAATCGTTGATATTAGCAGCACTGGGCTTCTTCCCCGGATTAGGAGTGTCCTTAGCACTTTACCAACTGACTCGCAGTGCCACAAATTTGCCCATGTACATGACTGCGATTCGAGCATTGCAGGTATTAGTGCTGACTATCATTATGTGTGCAATTTCCGGTGCGATCGCCACCCGCAAACTCCAAGCCACCGATCCTGCTGACATGTTCTAA
- a CDS encoding late competence development ComFB family protein: MSIEKIVEQALQDGYLTPAMEAEVGRICDNASELSIEEYMALDRLMGALLTGEVVAVPRKQFINVMEELVLTEAIARVAEIEATSESSLDVGDIAAYALNRLPPLYATTEEGASFQRQTAQAQLQDLISQQVSEAINRYLDRPNFFPERQALGKNTGNEVVRQVSALLQTYAPNFEQKL; this comes from the coding sequence ATGAGCATCGAAAAAATTGTAGAACAAGCTCTCCAGGATGGTTATTTGACACCAGCAATGGAAGCAGAAGTCGGTAGAATATGTGACAACGCCTCGGAACTCTCAATTGAAGAGTATATGGCGCTGGATCGGCTGATGGGTGCGCTATTAACTGGTGAGGTAGTGGCGGTACCTCGCAAACAATTCATTAACGTGATGGAAGAATTGGTACTGACAGAAGCGATCGCCCGAGTCGCAGAAATTGAAGCCACCAGCGAAAGTTCTCTAGATGTCGGCGATATTGCTGCCTACGCTCTCAATCGGCTACCACCTTTATATGCTACTACAGAAGAAGGTGCTAGCTTCCAGCGCCAAACGGCTCAGGCACAACTACAAGACTTAATTTCTCAGCAAGTAAGTGAGGCAATTAACCGTTACCTCGATCGACCCAATTTCTTCCCAGAACGGCAAGCCTTGGGCAAAAACACTGGAAATGAAGTTGTCCGCCAGGTTAGTGCTTTACTCCAAACTTATGCACCTAATTTTGAGCAAAAATTATAA
- the leuS gene encoding leucine--tRNA ligase, whose product MKPLEIRDSVDSRYNPAAIEEKWQKTWVELGLDKTPTASNKPKFYALSMFPYPSGSLHMGHVRNYTITDVIARLKRMQGYRVIHPMGWDAFGLPAENAAIDRGVPPAKWTYQNMAQMRQQLQRLGLSIDWECELATCSPDYYKWTQWIFLQFLQAGLAYQKEAAVNWDPIDQTVLANEQVDNEGRSWRSGAIVERKLLRQWFFKITDYAEELLNDLDKLTGWPERVKLMQANWIGKSTGAYLEFPIVGIDEKIAVYTTRPDTVYGVSYLVLAPEHPLTKRVTTKEQQAAVEVFIKEVSNQSELERTSEDKPKRGISTGGVAINPFTGEEVPIWIADYVLYEYGTGAVMGVPAHDVRDFKFAKNYDLPVDFVIASPDDVAGFDLTPTSEIDGVTQLIQIEYNQAYTEPGILINSGSFTGRTSTDAKQAIIEYAQQQGFGKVRVQYRLRDWLISRQRYWGAPIPVIHCPNCGIVPVPDKDLPVQLPEEVEFSGRGGSPLAQLESWVNVPCPTCGTPAKREADTMDVFIDSSWYFLRFPDAKNEQQVFDSSKINDWMPVDQYVGGIEHAILHLLYSRFFTKVLRDRGLLNFDEPFQRLLTQGMVQGLTYLNPNKGGKDKWIPSNLVNSADPRDPDTGEPLQRLYATMSKSKGNGVAPEDVIAKYGVDTARMFILFKAPPEKDLEWDEADVEGQFRFLNRVWRLVTDYIAAGVSRKQAQLADLTKAEKELRRAIHTAIQAVTEDVEDEYQFNTAISELMKLSNALTDADGKNSPIYAEGIRTLVVLLAPFAPHIADELWHLLGESNSVHTQTWPSFDPVALVADEITLVIQIMGKTRGSIQVPAKADKAALEKYARESEIAQRYIEGKEIKKVIVVPGKLVNFVVS is encoded by the coding sequence ATGAAACCATTGGAAATACGTGATTCTGTTGATTCTCGATATAACCCAGCAGCAATTGAGGAAAAATGGCAAAAAACATGGGTAGAACTTGGCTTAGATAAAACGCCCACAGCTAGCAACAAGCCAAAATTCTACGCTCTTTCTATGTTCCCTTATCCATCGGGCAGCCTACACATGGGTCACGTCCGTAATTATACCATTACCGATGTGATTGCCCGTCTTAAACGAATGCAAGGGTATCGAGTAATACATCCAATGGGTTGGGATGCCTTTGGCTTGCCAGCAGAAAATGCCGCCATTGACCGTGGTGTACCGCCAGCAAAGTGGACTTATCAGAATATGGCCCAGATGCGGCAACAATTGCAGCGTCTTGGTTTATCCATTGATTGGGAATGTGAACTTGCTACTTGTTCACCAGATTATTACAAGTGGACGCAATGGATTTTCTTGCAGTTTTTGCAAGCGGGGTTAGCTTACCAAAAAGAAGCAGCAGTAAACTGGGACCCCATTGACCAAACTGTATTGGCAAACGAGCAAGTTGATAACGAAGGACGTTCCTGGCGCAGTGGCGCAATAGTTGAGCGCAAATTGTTGCGGCAGTGGTTTTTTAAGATTACCGATTACGCCGAAGAATTACTCAATGACTTGGATAAGTTAACAGGTTGGCCGGAACGCGTCAAATTGATGCAGGCAAACTGGATTGGCAAATCCACAGGCGCTTACTTGGAATTTCCCATCGTTGGGATAGATGAAAAAATCGCCGTGTACACCACACGTCCAGATACCGTTTATGGTGTCAGCTACCTGGTTTTAGCACCAGAACATCCCTTAACAAAGCGTGTCACCACAAAAGAACAACAAGCGGCGGTAGAAGTTTTTATTAAAGAGGTTTCCAATCAAAGTGAGTTGGAACGTACCTCTGAAGACAAACCGAAGCGGGGTATTTCCACTGGTGGGGTGGCAATTAACCCATTTACAGGGGAAGAAGTGCCGATTTGGATTGCTGACTATGTACTGTATGAGTATGGTACTGGGGCAGTGATGGGTGTACCAGCCCACGATGTCCGAGATTTTAAGTTTGCTAAAAATTACGACTTGCCAGTTGATTTTGTCATCGCTTCCCCAGATGATGTTGCAGGTTTTGACTTAACTCCAACATCAGAAATTGATGGAGTCACACAACTCATCCAAATTGAATATAACCAGGCATACACTGAACCAGGAATTTTAATTAATTCTGGGTCTTTTACTGGTAGGACTTCCACCGATGCCAAACAAGCGATAATTGAATACGCCCAACAACAAGGTTTTGGTAAAGTGCGGGTGCAATATCGCTTGCGGGATTGGTTAATTTCGCGGCAGCGTTACTGGGGCGCACCGATACCTGTAATTCACTGTCCTAACTGTGGAATAGTGCCAGTTCCCGACAAAGATTTACCAGTACAATTGCCGGAAGAGGTAGAATTTAGTGGACGTGGCGGTTCACCCTTGGCTCAGTTGGAAAGCTGGGTAAATGTACCTTGTCCAACTTGTGGCACTCCAGCCAAACGAGAAGCTGACACGATGGACGTTTTTATTGATTCTTCGTGGTATTTCTTGCGCTTCCCTGACGCTAAAAATGAACAACAGGTTTTTGATTCCAGTAAGATTAATGACTGGATGCCAGTTGATCAGTACGTGGGTGGGATTGAACACGCAATTTTACATTTGTTGTATTCGCGGTTCTTTACTAAGGTACTCCGGGACAGAGGATTATTGAACTTTGATGAACCCTTCCAACGCCTGTTAACTCAAGGTATGGTACAGGGTTTAACTTACCTAAATCCCAACAAGGGCGGCAAAGATAAATGGATTCCTTCTAATCTGGTAAATTCAGCCGACCCCCGCGACCCTGATACAGGTGAACCATTGCAACGTCTCTACGCCACCATGTCTAAATCAAAGGGTAACGGTGTAGCGCCAGAAGATGTAATTGCCAAATACGGTGTAGACACAGCGCGAATGTTTATCTTATTCAAAGCACCGCCAGAAAAAGACCTGGAATGGGATGAAGCTGATGTGGAAGGACAATTCCGCTTTTTAAATCGGGTTTGGCGTTTGGTGACAGATTATATTGCAGCTGGGGTATCCCGTAAGCAAGCCCAACTCGCTGATTTAACTAAGGCAGAAAAGGAATTGCGGCGGGCGATTCACACGGCTATTCAAGCGGTGACAGAAGACGTTGAAGACGAATATCAATTCAATACAGCTATTTCAGAATTGATGAAGTTAAGTAACGCCCTAACTGATGCTGACGGTAAAAATTCACCAATTTACGCAGAAGGTATTCGGACTTTGGTAGTATTGCTAGCACCATTTGCACCACACATTGCTGATGAATTGTGGCATTTATTGGGTGAAAGTAATTCAGTTCACACTCAAACTTGGCCATCATTTGACCCTGTTGCTTTGGTAGCTGATGAAATCACTTTAGTGATTCAAATTATGGGCAAAACTCGCGGCTCGATTCAAGTACCAGCAAAAGCAGATAAAGCAGCGTTGGAAAAATATGCCCGTGAATCAGAAATTGCCCAACGTTACATCGAAGGTAAGGAGATTAAAAAGGTAATTGTCGTGCCTGGAAAGTTGGTGAATTTTGTAGTTAGCTAA
- a CDS encoding M23 family metallopeptidase — protein MIIENSANSSNKKLLDFNVKAINVLKGIFAVLPLTLALPVDALQVKIIPTNPKLGDTISVEINRDNPDNSTNLTVASGNNTYPAFEIAPNQYRAFVPTTPLEKAGTRTLRVTGDGQVQNLAVNVLNRKFPVQRITLPPGKAGVDATEYELKRVAAFKALRTPEKYWNGVFLKPNAGRMSTTYGVRRYYNGTFAKDYYHRGLDYAGAAGSSVIAPASGRVALVGRVSQGFRVHGNVVGIDHGQGVTSIFMHLSRINVKEGDFVKAGQLIGAVGSTGASTGPHLHWGLYVNGQSVDPTPWRTKVVN, from the coding sequence ATGATTATTGAGAATAGCGCTAATAGTTCAAACAAGAAGTTGCTCGATTTTAATGTCAAAGCAATAAATGTGTTAAAGGGAATATTTGCTGTTCTCCCTCTCACCTTGGCATTGCCTGTAGATGCTTTACAAGTCAAAATTATTCCAACTAATCCTAAATTAGGGGATACAATCTCGGTGGAGATTAATCGAGATAATCCCGATAATAGTACAAATCTAACAGTAGCTAGTGGTAATAATACATACCCAGCCTTTGAAATTGCTCCCAATCAGTATCGGGCTTTTGTTCCTACAACTCCGTTAGAAAAAGCTGGAACTAGAACACTGCGGGTTACAGGAGATGGTCAAGTACAAAACTTAGCAGTGAATGTGCTTAATCGCAAGTTCCCCGTACAACGCATTACTTTGCCACCCGGTAAAGCCGGAGTGGATGCCACAGAGTATGAACTAAAGCGCGTGGCAGCTTTTAAGGCACTACGAACACCAGAAAAGTATTGGAATGGAGTATTTCTGAAGCCAAATGCAGGGCGGATGAGTACAACCTATGGTGTACGTCGCTACTATAATGGTACATTTGCAAAAGACTACTATCATCGTGGTCTTGACTACGCTGGGGCTGCCGGTTCATCCGTAATTGCCCCAGCCTCTGGGCGAGTTGCTTTGGTAGGTAGGGTATCCCAAGGGTTTAGGGTACACGGTAACGTAGTTGGCATTGACCACGGTCAAGGAGTAACCAGTATTTTCATGCACCTGAGTCGTATTAACGTTAAAGAAGGTGATTTTGTGAAAGCTGGTCAACTAATTGGCGCAGTAGGTTCAACAGGTGCTTCTACAGGGCCGCACTTGCACTGGGGTCTCTATGTCAACGGACAATCTGTTGATCCAACACCTTGGCGAACTAAGGTCGTTAATTAG
- a CDS encoding L,D-transpeptidase — MVRNESVGRMVMLLCFGTAFLSLAVHWRITTAERQSDKSASTAMRRDSTLTNPKGSRPEGVYKNLSQVSLGEIALGASVPPDEVAQGSTAQRAFTPKSSAIKPQSKSEIIKKNVAKATTRRASTLKYSAIKPQSKSEIIKKNVAKGTNVGAIVPQTQPQIIKNNVAKEADLPTKTRLVAQAERQNPVTDSWPKALWSKASAQQVPSSRVADAKTQVVVDLSDRRTYVYAKDEVIASYPIAIGKKGWETPTGSFQVIHMRHYPIWRHPITGKVFEAGTDSPLGDRWIGFWSDGRNEIGFHGTPEIDLVGTAVSHGCLRMRNSDVRLLYEQVSLGTKVLVRE; from the coding sequence ATGGTAAGAAATGAATCTGTAGGGCGGATGGTAATGTTGCTCTGTTTTGGCACAGCATTTTTATCTTTAGCTGTCCATTGGCGCATTACTACGGCAGAACGGCAGTCTGATAAGTCTGCATCTACTGCGATGCGGCGAGATTCTACCCTAACCAATCCGAAGGGAAGCCGCCCAGAGGGAGTCTACAAGAATCTTTCCCAAGTGAGTTTAGGGGAAATTGCACTGGGTGCATCTGTGCCACCTGATGAAGTTGCCCAAGGCTCAACTGCTCAGAGGGCGTTTACACCAAAGTCCTCTGCTATTAAGCCTCAAAGTAAGTCGGAAATAATTAAGAAAAATGTAGCGAAAGCAACTACTCGCAGGGCTTCTACACTAAAGTATTCTGCTATTAAGCCTCAAAGTAAGTCGGAAATAATTAAGAAGAATGTAGCCAAAGGGACTAATGTCGGCGCAATTGTCCCTCAAACTCAGCCCCAAATCATTAAGAATAATGTAGCCAAAGAAGCTGATCTACCAACTAAGACGCGGCTGGTGGCGCAAGCAGAAAGACAAAATCCAGTTACAGATAGTTGGCCAAAAGCTCTATGGTCTAAGGCTTCAGCCCAACAAGTACCATCTAGTAGGGTAGCAGATGCCAAGACGCAAGTGGTGGTTGATTTAAGCGATCGCCGGACTTATGTATACGCAAAAGATGAGGTGATAGCCAGCTACCCAATCGCTATAGGTAAGAAAGGTTGGGAAACGCCCACAGGTTCTTTCCAGGTGATTCACATGCGACACTATCCAATTTGGCGTCACCCGATTACAGGTAAAGTATTTGAGGCTGGTACAGATAGCCCCTTGGGAGACAGATGGATTGGTTTTTGGTCAGATGGACGGAATGAAATTGGCTTTCATGGCACGCCGGAAATTGACCTGGTAGGAACGGCTGTATCCCACGGCTGCTTAAGAATGCGTAATTCTGATGTTCGATTATTGTATGAGCAAGTTAGTTTAGGGACAAAAGTGTTAGTACGTGAATAA
- a CDS encoding sigma-70 family RNA polymerase sigma factor: MSQSISVSWSTIDAKYPEASVQVDKLPNHDLILRCQAGLRPDRVAFAELLRRYQSQVDRVLYHLAPDWADRADLAQEVWIRVYRNINRLQEPAKFRGWLSRIATNLFYDELRKRKRVMSPLSLDAPRSLEDGEMDWEIAGDTPGPEEELTTREFYEQLREAIADLPEVFRTTIVLREIEGMAYEEIAEITGVSLGTVKSRIARARTRLQAHLQNYLDS; the protein is encoded by the coding sequence ATGAGTCAGTCGATCTCTGTATCCTGGTCAACGATTGATGCAAAGTATCCAGAAGCATCAGTGCAAGTTGACAAACTCCCTAACCACGATTTAATTTTGCGTTGTCAAGCGGGACTGCGACCAGATCGTGTTGCGTTTGCAGAACTATTACGCCGCTATCAAAGTCAAGTTGATAGAGTTCTATATCACCTGGCTCCAGATTGGGCTGACAGAGCCGATTTGGCTCAAGAAGTTTGGATTCGAGTCTATCGGAATATTAACCGATTACAAGAGCCTGCCAAATTTCGGGGCTGGTTAAGCCGCATTGCCACCAACTTGTTTTATGACGAGTTGCGGAAACGCAAGCGGGTAATGAGTCCTTTGTCACTGGATGCTCCGCGTTCGTTAGAGGATGGCGAGATGGATTGGGAAATCGCTGGCGATACTCCAGGGCCTGAAGAAGAACTGACAACTAGAGAATTTTACGAGCAACTGCGAGAAGCGATCGCGGATTTACCAGAGGTGTTTCGTACTACCATTGTCCTCAGAGAAATCGAAGGCATGGCTTATGAAGAAATTGCCGAAATAACTGGAGTTTCCTTAGGAACTGTAAAGTCAAGAATAGCCAGAGCTAGAACAAGGCTGCAAGCTCACTTGCAGAATTATCTAGATTCCTAA
- a CDS encoding gamma-glutamylcyclotransferase family protein: MVKSNIKFSDLVRVFVYGTLKPGEANYKRYCAGKVVDVKRAFVQGKLFALPMGYPAMTLGDSQVQGYLLSFSNPRILNELDVLEDYQPNRQPPENLYNRQIIEVYEPQSLSYSWAWVYLMTLDRVNQLGGFLQPDGWWSGYGLTAK; the protein is encoded by the coding sequence ATGGTTAAATCAAATATAAAATTTTCTGATTTGGTGCGGGTTTTTGTTTACGGCACACTCAAACCCGGTGAAGCTAACTACAAAAGATACTGTGCTGGCAAAGTAGTTGATGTCAAAAGAGCCTTTGTACAAGGCAAATTGTTTGCTTTGCCAATGGGCTACCCAGCGATGACGCTAGGAGATAGCCAAGTTCAAGGATATTTACTATCTTTTTCCAACCCAAGGATTTTAAATGAACTAGATGTGCTGGAAGATTACCAGCCCAATAGACAACCACCAGAAAACCTCTATAATCGACAAATTATCGAGGTTTATGAGCCACAATCGCTCTCTTATAGTTGGGCTTGGGTTTATTTAATGACTCTAGACCGAGTTAACCAATTAGGAGGCTTCCTCCAACCTGATGGCTGGTGGAGTGGCTATGGTTTAACCGCAAAGTAA
- a CDS encoding DNA-binding protein, whose product MPKSASYHEGLVKHLQDPLEAASYIEVLLEEGDPKMLGKALKNVIEAQGGIEQFPAPVKQCYEQLDLMLSEQGEIEFYCLKKLLEALGLQLAVTVKSV is encoded by the coding sequence ATGCCTAAAAGTGCAAGCTATCACGAAGGACTAGTTAAACATCTCCAAGATCCATTAGAAGCAGCATCTTATATCGAAGTACTTCTAGAAGAGGGCGATCCTAAAATGTTAGGAAAAGCGCTCAAAAATGTGATTGAGGCACAGGGTGGAATTGAGCAGTTTCCAGCGCCAGTTAAGCAATGCTATGAGCAACTCGACTTGATGTTATCTGAGCAAGGAGAAATTGAATTTTATTGTCTGAAGAAATTACTCGAGGCATTGGGATTACAGCTAGCAGTAACAGTGAAGTCAGTATGA